From Streptomyces sp. CMB-StM0423, a single genomic window includes:
- a CDS encoding LysR family transcriptional regulator → MELRDIEIFLALAEELHFGRTAERLHVSQARVSQSIAKQERRIGAPLFERTSRRVELTAIGARLHDDLQAGYQRIQDGIESAAAAARGTTGVLTLGLMCAQAFDQASILARFKEHYPGVELRFREVVFSDPFGMLRAGEVDLEVTWLPVREPDLTVGPVLAREPHVLMVAEGHPFAARGSVSLEDLADCSFPQPVNPVPAYWMEALMPARTPSGRPIPADGPKIATFQEAQAVVAAGDAVCVVQGEAARHFPRPGIAYVPITEQPLGVWGLIWRTAHETPLVRAFVQSAVDTLAEAAQAAPGADAPEVPEAPEPARAVPEPAAVRG, encoded by the coding sequence ATGGAGCTGCGGGACATAGAGATATTCCTCGCGCTCGCCGAGGAGCTGCACTTCGGCCGGACCGCGGAGCGGCTGCACGTCTCGCAGGCGCGCGTCAGCCAGTCGATCGCCAAGCAGGAGCGCCGCATCGGCGCGCCGCTCTTCGAGCGCACCAGCCGCCGGGTGGAGCTGACGGCCATCGGGGCCCGGCTCCACGACGATCTGCAGGCGGGCTATCAGCGGATCCAGGACGGTATCGAATCCGCCGCCGCGGCGGCCCGGGGCACGACGGGGGTGCTGACGCTGGGGCTGATGTGCGCCCAGGCGTTCGACCAGGCGTCGATCCTCGCGCGCTTCAAGGAGCACTACCCGGGGGTCGAGCTGCGCTTCCGCGAGGTGGTCTTCAGCGACCCGTTCGGGATGCTGCGGGCGGGCGAGGTGGACCTGGAGGTCACCTGGCTCCCGGTGCGCGAGCCGGACCTGACGGTCGGCCCGGTGCTGGCCCGCGAGCCGCACGTGCTGATGGTCGCGGAAGGACACCCCTTCGCCGCCCGCGGGTCCGTGAGCCTCGAAGACCTCGCGGACTGCTCGTTCCCGCAGCCGGTGAACCCGGTCCCGGCGTACTGGATGGAGGCCCTGATGCCGGCGCGTACGCCGTCGGGGCGGCCGATCCCCGCGGACGGGCCGAAGATCGCCACGTTCCAGGAGGCGCAGGCGGTCGTCGCGGCCGGGGACGCGGTGTGCGTGGTGCAGGGCGAGGCGGCGCGGCACTTCCCGCGGCCGGGCATCGCGTACGTGCCGATCACGGAGCAGCCGCTGGGCGTCTGGGGGCTGATCTGGCGTACGGCGCACGAGACGCCGCTGGTACGGGCCTTCGTGCAGTCCGCCGTCGACACCCTTGCCGAGGCGGCGCAGGCGGCACCCGGCGCCGATGCCCCCGAGGTGCCTGAGGCCCCGGAGCCGGCGCGTGCCGTTCCGGAGCCGGCCGCCGTCCGCGGCTGA
- a CDS encoding DJ-1/PfpI family protein yields MTNSHTETDRKTTRRAALGGAMALAAAGLAAGLPAGTARAAGTKGNTAGPTGPRIGVMLYDGFSLLDPTGPVEVLSRLPGADVTMIAERRGPVRTDTGHTAVVADRSFAETGELDVVLVPGAGNRGTIAAMENPAILDFLRRAHRRTRFTTSVCTGSLVLGAAGLLGTRATTYWASKDYLEATFGVTYVPERYVRDGKVITAAGVSAGIDMSVYLAALLTDELTARAVQLAVEYDPQPPYDSGNAAEASPELKELALRLLAESQT; encoded by the coding sequence ATGACGAACAGCCACACGGAGACGGACAGGAAGACCACGCGCAGGGCCGCCCTCGGCGGCGCTATGGCGCTCGCCGCGGCGGGCCTGGCGGCCGGACTCCCCGCCGGGACGGCCCGCGCCGCCGGCACGAAGGGGAACACCGCCGGACCGACCGGCCCGCGGATCGGGGTCATGCTCTACGACGGCTTCAGCCTGCTCGACCCGACGGGCCCGGTCGAGGTGCTGTCCCGGCTGCCCGGCGCGGACGTCACGATGATCGCCGAGCGCCGCGGCCCCGTCCGCACCGACACCGGGCACACCGCGGTCGTCGCCGACCGGTCGTTCGCCGAAACCGGCGAGCTGGACGTGGTCCTGGTACCGGGCGCCGGCAACCGCGGCACCATCGCCGCCATGGAGAACCCGGCGATCCTGGACTTCCTGCGCCGGGCCCACCGCCGCACCCGCTTCACCACCTCGGTGTGCACCGGCTCCCTCGTCCTCGGCGCCGCCGGCCTGCTCGGCACCCGCGCCACCACCTACTGGGCGTCGAAGGACTATCTGGAGGCGACCTTCGGCGTCACCTACGTGCCCGAACGCTACGTCCGCGACGGCAAGGTGATCACCGCCGCAGGCGTCTCCGCGGGCATCGACATGTCCGTCTACCTGGCCGCCCTGCTCACCGACGAGCTGACGGCGCGCGCGGTCCAGCTCGCCGTCGAGTACGACCCGCAGCCCCCGTACGACTCGGGCAACGCGGCCGAGGCGAGCCCCGAGTTGAAAGAACTGGCGCTGCGCCTGCTCGCGGAATCGCAGACGTAG
- a CDS encoding GlxA family transcriptional regulator, producing MVLVAYDDAQILDIACPSGALDAANRFGAAPPYAIGLATATGRGVLSSAGIGVGGGQRLAEVPARPDTLMVVGGIGHERAAVDGELVRQVRRLATGARRVAAVCTGVFVLAAAGLVDQRRVTTHWRYGAELAARHPAVAVDPAPLYVRDGHVYTSAGVTSALDLTLALVEDDHGPTLARAVARELVTYLHRPADQAQISMFLAAPPSGDRLVRDLLGYVSGHLADDLGTGALAARAGVSTRHLTRLFARHLGTTPARAVRAARTEGAAHLVRSSGLTLAAIARRCGFRSAETLRQAFLEHYGATGDTIRRMPDMPRARPLPDRQTPGA from the coding sequence GTGGTGCTCGTCGCGTACGACGACGCGCAGATACTCGACATCGCCTGCCCCAGCGGCGCCCTCGACGCCGCGAACCGCTTCGGCGCGGCGCCTCCGTACGCCATCGGGCTCGCCACCGCCACCGGGCGCGGCGTGCTCAGCTCCGCCGGCATCGGCGTCGGCGGCGGGCAGCGCCTCGCCGAGGTGCCGGCGCGGCCTGACACCCTCATGGTCGTCGGCGGCATCGGGCACGAGCGGGCCGCCGTGGACGGGGAGTTGGTCCGGCAGGTGCGCAGGCTCGCCACCGGCGCCCGCCGGGTCGCGGCGGTGTGCACCGGGGTGTTCGTGCTGGCCGCCGCGGGTCTCGTGGACCAGCGGCGGGTGACCACCCACTGGCGCTACGGCGCCGAACTCGCCGCCCGCCACCCGGCCGTCGCCGTCGACCCGGCCCCGCTCTACGTACGCGACGGGCACGTCTACACCTCCGCCGGGGTGACCAGCGCGCTGGACCTGACCCTCGCGCTCGTCGAGGACGACCACGGCCCCACCCTCGCGCGCGCCGTCGCCCGCGAGCTGGTGACGTACCTGCACCGCCCCGCCGACCAGGCGCAGATCAGCATGTTCCTCGCCGCCCCGCCCAGCGGCGACCGCCTCGTCCGCGACCTCCTCGGATACGTCTCGGGACACCTCGCCGACGACCTCGGCACGGGCGCGCTCGCCGCCCGCGCGGGCGTCAGCACCCGCCACCTCACCCGGCTGTTCGCCCGGCACCTCGGCACCACCCCGGCGCGCGCGGTGCGCGCCGCCCGCACCGAGGGCGCCGCCCACCTCGTCCGCTCCAGCGGGCTGACGCTCGCCGCGATCGCGCGCCGCTGCGGGTTCCGGTCCGCGGAGACGCTGCGGCAGGCGTTCCTGGAGCACTACGGGGCCACGGGGGACACGATTCGCAGGATGCCGGACATGCCGCGGGCCCGCCCCCTGCCCGACCGGCAGACTCCCGGAGCATGA
- a CDS encoding Immediate-early protein 2, whose translation MALFEVERTVRAPAVAVWERLTDWPAHGGRVPLTRIVGVSVPAEGVGARFTARTGVGRVGFDDPMEVVEWSPPGAGRAVGRCRLVKRGRVVLGWAEIEVYGPEADAGDAGAVRVVWREELGVRGVPRTLDPVVAWTARRVFSRVLDGLLRAP comes from the coding sequence ATGGCCCTGTTCGAGGTGGAGCGTACGGTGCGGGCGCCGGCGGTGGCGGTCTGGGAGCGGCTGACGGACTGGCCGGCCCACGGCGGGCGGGTGCCGCTGACCCGGATCGTCGGCGTGTCCGTGCCCGCGGAGGGTGTCGGGGCGCGGTTCACGGCACGCACCGGCGTGGGCCGGGTGGGCTTCGACGATCCGATGGAGGTCGTCGAGTGGTCCCCGCCGGGTGCCGGGCGGGCGGTGGGGCGGTGCCGGCTCGTCAAGCGGGGGCGGGTGGTGCTCGGTTGGGCCGAGATCGAGGTGTACGGGCCGGAGGCGGACGCCGGCGACGCGGGCGCGGTGCGGGTGGTGTGGCGGGAGGAGCTGGGCGTGCGGGGGGTGCCGCGGACGCTGGATCCGGTAGTGGCGTGGACCGCGCGCCGGGTCTTCTCCCGCGTCCTCGACGGCCTGCTCCGCGCCCCCTGA
- a CDS encoding methylmalonyl-CoA mutase family protein, with amino-acid sequence MTVLPDDGLSLAAEFADASHEQWQHLVAGVLRKSGKEVSGAEAESLLSTALEGGLRTPPLYTARDRAPDPGLPGFAPFVRGGRPEGNAAGGWDVRQRHAVADAEAVLGDLENGATSLWLAAGDAGGIPVAALADVLKDVYLDLAPVVLDAGAETGPAARELLRLYEERGVAAEAARGGLGADPLGHEARTGRPGDPETMAGLARLCADRHPGLRAVTVDALPYHEAGGSAAQELGCSLATAVAYLRELTAAGLSTAQACAQLEFRYAATADQFLTVAKLRAARRLFARVAEVCGAPAAGAQLQHAVTSPVMATRRDPWVNMLRTTVATLAAGVGGADAVTVLPFDHAIGLPDAFSRRIARNTSAVLVEESHLARVIDPAGGSWYVEGLTDELAHAGWAFFQEIERAGGQAAALRSGTVGERLARTWAERRKKLATRREPVTGVSEFPDLAEKPVVREPAPAPPAGGLPRVRRDEAFEALRGRSDAHLAATGARPRVFLAALGPAAVHTPRLTFAANLFQAGGVEPVTGGTFADSGAREACLCSGDSVYAEQGAAAAAELRAAGARHVYLAGRPGAYDGADTYVHAGCDAVAVLTDALDRMGVAR; translated from the coding sequence ATGACTGTCCTGCCCGATGACGGGCTCTCCCTGGCGGCCGAGTTCGCCGACGCGTCGCACGAGCAGTGGCAGCACCTGGTGGCCGGCGTGCTGCGCAAGTCCGGCAAGGAGGTCTCCGGCGCCGAGGCGGAGTCCCTGCTGTCCACCGCGCTGGAGGGCGGGCTGCGCACCCCGCCGCTCTACACCGCGCGCGACCGCGCCCCCGACCCGGGCCTGCCCGGCTTCGCGCCCTTCGTCCGCGGCGGCCGGCCCGAGGGGAACGCCGCGGGCGGCTGGGACGTACGCCAGCGGCACGCCGTGGCGGACGCGGAGGCCGTGCTCGGCGACCTGGAGAACGGCGCCACCTCCCTGTGGCTCGCCGCCGGCGACGCCGGCGGCATCCCCGTGGCGGCGCTGGCGGACGTCCTGAAGGACGTCTACCTCGACCTCGCGCCCGTCGTCCTGGACGCCGGCGCCGAGACCGGGCCGGCCGCGCGGGAGCTGCTGCGGCTGTACGAGGAGCGCGGCGTCGCCGCCGAAGCCGCCCGGGGCGGCCTGGGCGCCGACCCGCTCGGCCACGAGGCCCGTACCGGACGACCGGGGGACCCCGAGACGATGGCGGGACTCGCCCGGCTGTGCGCCGACCGCCACCCGGGCCTGCGGGCCGTCACCGTGGACGCCCTGCCGTACCACGAGGCCGGCGGCTCCGCGGCGCAGGAACTGGGCTGCTCCCTGGCCACCGCGGTCGCCTATCTGCGGGAGCTGACCGCGGCCGGGCTGAGCACCGCGCAGGCGTGCGCCCAACTGGAGTTCCGCTACGCGGCCACCGCCGACCAGTTCCTGACGGTCGCCAAGCTGCGGGCGGCGCGCCGGCTGTTCGCCCGGGTCGCGGAGGTCTGCGGGGCGCCCGCGGCGGGCGCGCAGCTCCAGCACGCGGTGACCTCGCCGGTGATGGCGACGCGCCGCGACCCGTGGGTGAACATGCTGCGCACCACGGTCGCCACCCTGGCGGCCGGGGTCGGCGGCGCGGACGCGGTGACGGTGCTCCCCTTCGACCACGCGATCGGCCTGCCGGACGCGTTCTCGCGGCGCATCGCCCGCAACACCTCGGCCGTCCTCGTCGAGGAGTCCCACCTGGCCCGGGTCATCGACCCGGCGGGCGGCTCCTGGTACGTGGAGGGGCTGACCGACGAACTCGCGCACGCCGGCTGGGCGTTCTTCCAGGAGATCGAGCGGGCCGGCGGCCAGGCCGCCGCGCTGCGCTCCGGGACGGTCGGCGAGCGGCTGGCGCGGACCTGGGCGGAGCGCCGGAAGAAGCTCGCCACCCGCCGCGAGCCGGTGACCGGGGTAAGCGAGTTCCCCGACCTGGCGGAGAAGCCCGTCGTCCGCGAGCCCGCGCCCGCGCCGCCGGCCGGCGGGCTGCCGCGGGTGCGCAGGGACGAGGCGTTCGAGGCACTGCGGGGACGCTCCGATGCGCATCTGGCCGCGACCGGCGCCCGGCCGCGCGTCTTCCTCGCCGCCCTGGGCCCGGCGGCCGTGCACACCCCGCGGCTGACCTTCGCCGCGAACCTGTTCCAGGCCGGCGGCGTCGAGCCCGTCACCGGGGGCACCTTCGCGGACAGCGGCGCGCGCGAGGCGTGCCTGTGCTCCGGCGACTCGGTGTACGCGGAGCAGGGCGCCGCCGCCGCGGCGGAGCTGCGGGCCGCGGGGGCGCGGCACGTGTACCTCGCCGGGCGCCCGGGCGCGTACGACGGCGCCGACACCTACGTGCACGCCGGCTGCGACGCCGTGGCCGTGCTCACCGACGCACTCGACCGCATGGGAGTGGCCCGATGA
- the scpA gene encoding methylmalonyl-CoA mutase, which produces MTVPDFSDIELGTPAPAAGADEWRAAVKRGGDGGDLGWETPEGIAVRPLYTGQDLADLDFLDTYPGVAPYLRGPYPTMYVNQPWTIRQYAGFSTAEESNAFYRRNLAAGQKGLSVAFDLPTHRGYDSDHPRVPGDVGMAGVAIDSILDMRRLFDGIPLDRMTVSMTMNGAVLPVLALYIVAAEEQGVPPEKLAGTIQNDILKEFMVRNTYIYPPKPSMRIISDIFAFTSRKMPRYNSISISGYHIQEAGATADLELAYTLADGVEYIRAGREAGLDVDAFAPRLSFFWAIGMNFFMEIAKLRAARLLWAKLVKRFDPQNPKSLSLRTHSQTSGWSLTAQDVYNNVTRTCVEAMAATQGHTQSLHTNALDEALALPTDFAARIARNTQLLLQQESGTTRVIDPWGGSAYVERLTYDLARRAWQHIEEVEQAGGMAQAIDAGIPKLRVEEAAARTQARIDSGRQPVIGVNKYRVASDEQIEVLKVDNSSVRAQQIAKLERLRAERDEAACRDALDDLTRAAGGDGNLLELAVRAARARATVGEISYALEKSYGRHAGQIRTISGVYRNEAGESPSVERTRARVGAFAEAEGRRPRILVAKMGQDGHDRGQKVIATAFADLGFDVDVGPLFQTPAEVARQAVEADVHIVGVSSLAAGHLTLVPALREALAEEGREDIMVVVGGVIPPQDVATLLEMGATAVFPPGTVIPDAAYDLVTQLAAGLGHDAA; this is translated from the coding sequence ATGACCGTCCCCGACTTCTCGGACATCGAGCTGGGCACCCCGGCCCCCGCGGCGGGGGCCGACGAGTGGCGCGCCGCCGTCAAGCGCGGCGGGGACGGCGGCGACCTCGGCTGGGAGACGCCCGAGGGCATCGCCGTCCGGCCGCTGTACACCGGGCAGGACCTGGCGGACCTGGACTTCCTGGACACCTATCCGGGCGTCGCGCCGTATCTGCGCGGCCCGTACCCGACGATGTACGTCAACCAGCCCTGGACGATCCGGCAGTACGCGGGCTTCTCCACCGCCGAGGAGTCCAACGCCTTCTACCGCCGCAATCTCGCGGCCGGCCAGAAGGGGCTGTCCGTCGCCTTCGACCTGCCCACCCACCGCGGTTACGACAGCGACCACCCGCGGGTGCCGGGCGACGTCGGCATGGCGGGCGTGGCGATCGACTCGATCCTCGACATGCGCCGGCTCTTCGACGGCATCCCGCTGGACCGGATGACGGTGTCGATGACGATGAACGGCGCGGTGCTGCCGGTGCTTGCGCTGTACATCGTGGCGGCCGAGGAGCAGGGGGTGCCTCCGGAGAAGCTGGCGGGGACCATCCAGAACGACATCCTCAAGGAGTTCATGGTCCGCAACACCTACATCTACCCCCCGAAGCCGTCGATGCGGATCATCTCCGACATCTTCGCCTTCACCTCGCGGAAGATGCCGCGCTACAACTCGATCTCGATCTCCGGCTACCACATCCAGGAGGCGGGCGCGACGGCCGACCTGGAGCTGGCGTACACCCTCGCCGACGGCGTGGAGTACATCCGGGCGGGCCGGGAAGCGGGCCTGGACGTGGACGCGTTCGCACCGCGGCTGTCGTTCTTCTGGGCGATCGGCATGAACTTCTTCATGGAGATCGCGAAGCTGCGGGCGGCACGCCTTCTGTGGGCGAAGCTCGTCAAGCGCTTCGATCCGCAGAATCCCAAGTCGCTGTCCCTGCGCACCCACTCGCAGACCTCCGGCTGGTCGCTGACGGCGCAGGACGTCTACAACAACGTGACGCGCACCTGCGTCGAGGCGATGGCGGCCACCCAGGGCCACACGCAGTCGCTGCACACCAACGCACTGGACGAGGCGCTGGCGCTGCCGACGGACTTCGCCGCCCGGATCGCCCGCAACACGCAACTGCTGCTCCAGCAGGAGTCCGGTACGACCCGGGTGATCGACCCGTGGGGCGGCAGCGCGTACGTGGAGCGGCTGACGTACGACCTGGCGCGGCGGGCCTGGCAGCACATCGAGGAGGTCGAGCAGGCCGGCGGGATGGCGCAGGCGATCGACGCGGGCATCCCGAAGCTGCGGGTGGAGGAGGCGGCGGCGCGCACCCAGGCCCGTATCGACTCGGGGCGGCAGCCGGTGATCGGCGTGAACAAGTACCGGGTGGCGTCCGACGAGCAGATCGAGGTACTGAAGGTCGACAACTCCTCGGTGCGGGCGCAGCAGATCGCGAAGCTGGAGCGGCTGCGTGCGGAGCGCGACGAAGCCGCGTGCCGGGACGCGCTGGACGACCTGACGCGGGCGGCCGGCGGCGACGGCAACCTGCTGGAGCTGGCGGTACGGGCCGCGCGCGCCCGGGCGACGGTGGGCGAGATCTCGTACGCCCTGGAGAAGAGCTACGGGCGGCACGCCGGGCAGATCCGTACGATCTCCGGGGTGTACCGGAACGAGGCGGGCGAGTCGCCGTCGGTGGAGCGGACCAGGGCGCGGGTGGGCGCGTTCGCGGAGGCCGAGGGCCGGCGGCCGCGCATCCTGGTCGCCAAGATGGGCCAGGACGGGCACGACCGCGGGCAGAAGGTGATCGCCACGGCCTTCGCCGACCTCGGCTTCGACGTGGACGTCGGCCCGCTCTTCCAGACCCCGGCGGAGGTGGCGCGGCAGGCCGTGGAGGCGGACGTGCACATCGTGGGGGTGTCGTCGCTGGCGGCCGGGCACCTGACGCTCGTACCGGCGCTGCGCGAAGCGCTGGCGGAGGAGGGGCGCGAGGACATCATGGTCGTCGTCGGCGGGGTGATCCCGCCGCAGGACGTGGCGACGCTGCTGGAGATGGGCGCGACGGCGGTGTTCCCGCCGGGCACGGTGATCCCGGACGCCGCGTACGACCTGGTGACGCAGTTGGCCGCCGGGCTCGGGCACGACGCCGCGTGA
- the meaB gene encoding methylmalonyl Co-A mutase-associated GTPase MeaB — MAIDLDTYVKGVLDGKRALVARAITLVESTRPQHRALAQELLTELLPHSGKARRIGVSGVPGVGKSTFVDAFGSMLTGLGHRVAVLAVDPSSSRTGGSILGDKTRMERLAVDPAAFVRPSPTAGTLGGVAKATRESIVVMEAAGYDVVLVETVGVGQSETSVANMVDSFLLLTLARTGDQLQGIKKGVLELADVIAVNKADGPHERDARAAARELAGALRLMHGRGAFWTPPVLHCSAREATGLDTVWDRLERHRELLESTGRLAALRRDQQVDWTWTMVRDELLGRLRADPAVDALAPELERQVREGELTATRAAERILDAFGG; from the coding sequence GTGGCCATCGATCTCGACACGTACGTCAAGGGCGTCCTCGACGGCAAGCGCGCGCTCGTCGCCCGCGCGATCACCCTCGTGGAGTCCACCCGGCCGCAGCACCGGGCGCTGGCCCAGGAGTTGCTGACCGAGCTGCTGCCGCACAGCGGGAAGGCCCGGCGCATCGGGGTCAGCGGGGTGCCGGGGGTGGGCAAGTCGACGTTCGTCGACGCCTTCGGCAGCATGCTGACGGGGCTGGGCCACCGGGTGGCGGTGCTGGCCGTCGACCCGTCGTCCAGCCGCACCGGCGGCTCGATCCTGGGCGACAAGACCCGCATGGAGCGCCTCGCCGTGGATCCGGCCGCGTTCGTGCGCCCCTCCCCCACCGCGGGCACGCTCGGCGGGGTCGCGAAGGCGACGCGCGAGTCGATCGTGGTGATGGAGGCCGCCGGCTACGACGTGGTGCTGGTGGAGACCGTCGGCGTCGGCCAGTCCGAGACGTCCGTCGCGAACATGGTCGACTCCTTCCTGCTGCTGACGCTGGCCAGGACCGGGGACCAGTTGCAGGGCATCAAGAAGGGTGTGCTGGAGCTGGCGGACGTCATCGCCGTCAACAAGGCGGACGGGCCGCACGAGCGCGACGCCCGGGCGGCGGCGCGGGAACTGGCGGGCGCGCTGCGCCTGATGCACGGCAGGGGCGCGTTCTGGACGCCGCCGGTGCTGCACTGCAGCGCGCGCGAGGCGACCGGGCTCGACACGGTCTGGGACCGGCTGGAGCGCCACCGTGAACTGCTGGAGAGCACCGGGCGGCTGGCCGCCTTGCGGCGCGATCAGCAGGTGGACTGGACGTGGACGATGGTGCGCGACGAGTTGCTGGGCCGGCTGCGCGCCGACCCGGCGGTCGACGCCCTGGCGCCGGAGCTGGAACGGCAGGTCAGGGAAGGCGAGTTGACGGCGACGCGGGCGGCGGAGCGGATCCTGGACGCGTTCGGCGGCTGA
- a CDS encoding acyl carrier protein, producing the protein MTSSTRQSAEELLDLLTTEFGAPEGSTAETPFDIMEFDSLVLVEVAVELSRRFDTEVSHEEVQEAGNVTGTVELLKSKGVAV; encoded by the coding sequence GTGACGTCGTCGACGCGGCAATCCGCGGAAGAACTTCTGGATCTGCTCACCACCGAATTCGGGGCACCCGAGGGAAGCACGGCGGAAACGCCCTTCGACATCATGGAGTTCGACTCGCTGGTACTCGTGGAAGTCGCCGTGGAACTGAGCCGGAGGTTCGACACGGAAGTCTCCCACGAGGAAGTCCAGGAGGCGGGAAACGTCACCGGCACCGTCGAGTTACTGAAATCGAAGGGCGTGGCCGTCTGA
- a CDS encoding beta-ketoacyl-ACP synthase III — translation MTQHAALIGLGAHLPPRQVTNDDLSRTLDTSDEWISTRTGIRTRRWATPGQATGDLAVEAGERALKSAGLPAEPGAVDALVLATTTPDHPCPATAPQVAARLGLGPVAAYDMGAACSGFLYGLAAAAGQIAAGQARRVLVIGAETMSSLLDKEDRTTAVIFGDGAGAAVLAAAPDAAAPGVLLGTDLGSDGSGFDLAYVPGGGSREAAAGPVRDPLAHRLTMQGEKVFAHAVARMAGSVTVLLGRVGWEAGEVDRLVGHQANIRILTSLARRLDFPADRLVVNIDRVGNTSAASIPLALTDAVTSGELKEGDRVVLAAFGGGFSWGSVALTWPGITAV, via the coding sequence ATGACGCAGCACGCCGCGCTCATCGGGCTGGGCGCACACCTGCCGCCGCGGCAGGTGACCAACGACGACCTCAGCCGCACCCTCGACACCTCCGACGAGTGGATCAGCACCAGAACCGGCATCCGCACCCGCCGCTGGGCCACCCCGGGCCAGGCCACCGGCGACCTCGCGGTGGAGGCGGGCGAACGCGCGCTGAAGTCGGCCGGCCTGCCGGCCGAGCCGGGCGCGGTCGACGCCCTGGTCCTCGCCACCACCACCCCCGACCACCCCTGCCCGGCCACGGCGCCGCAGGTCGCGGCCCGGCTGGGCCTCGGCCCCGTGGCGGCGTACGACATGGGCGCCGCGTGCTCCGGCTTCCTCTACGGGCTGGCGGCCGCGGCGGGGCAGATCGCCGCGGGGCAGGCGCGGCGGGTGCTGGTGATCGGCGCGGAGACGATGTCGAGCCTGCTGGACAAGGAGGACCGCACGACGGCGGTGATCTTCGGCGACGGCGCTGGCGCGGCCGTGCTCGCCGCCGCGCCGGACGCTGCCGCTCCGGGGGTGCTGCTCGGCACCGACCTCGGCTCCGACGGCTCCGGCTTCGACCTCGCGTACGTGCCCGGCGGCGGTTCGAGGGAGGCCGCCGCCGGGCCCGTACGCGACCCCCTGGCCCACCGGCTGACGATGCAGGGCGAGAAGGTCTTCGCGCACGCGGTCGCCAGGATGGCGGGCTCGGTGACGGTGCTGCTGGGGCGCGTCGGCTGGGAGGCCGGCGAGGTGGACCGGCTCGTCGGCCACCAGGCGAACATACGGATCCTCACCTCCCTGGCGCGCAGGCTGGATTTCCCCGCGGACCGGCTCGTCGTCAATATCGACCGCGTGGGAAACACCTCCGCCGCCTCCATTCCGCTCGCCCTCACGGACGCTGTCACGTCCGGCGAACTGAAGGAAGGGGACCGTGTGGTCCTCGCCGCGTTCGGCGGCGGATTCTCGTGGGGATCGGTCGCGCTCACGTGGCCGGGAATCACCGCGGTATGA
- a CDS encoding AvrD family protein produces MDDVLGDRRERFLGEGFKRVTNVLTDIAVRPAGDGGRARIDATAGLRIDGTWSRKGTVRQRPHLSTIDAMVYGAWLAGLLVAHTRDLPAEAPFTVRSLSVKAGNEPVEDGLGHFPVGATEDAVTAGSAPGLRRTTADCRVGAMAVRVEVEHPAGDRTGVTEGTYATAEMRPGPWNDAPFGASHFGRSQFVTGVAAEGEEAMSADMSVTAGTGPGGAGLRPTMVDLFVAALQLGQVLLYRYDGIERAASHTLWMRTTSIALDDTAVAAGGTAHDDGRLRVALGRPVKLTTERGTWRAGRLSSTSAGMRLACNVAHLLP; encoded by the coding sequence GTGGACGACGTTCTGGGGGACCGGCGCGAGCGATTCCTCGGCGAGGGGTTCAAACGCGTCACCAACGTCCTCACCGACATCGCCGTCCGGCCCGCGGGTGACGGCGGGCGGGCCCGTATCGACGCGACCGCGGGCTTGCGCATCGACGGCACCTGGTCGCGGAAGGGCACCGTCCGGCAGCGCCCGCACCTGTCCACGATCGACGCCATGGTCTACGGGGCGTGGCTGGCCGGCCTGCTCGTCGCCCACACCCGCGACCTGCCCGCCGAGGCGCCCTTCACGGTCCGCTCGCTGTCCGTCAAGGCGGGCAACGAGCCAGTCGAGGACGGCCTCGGCCACTTCCCGGTCGGCGCCACCGAGGACGCCGTGACCGCCGGGTCCGCGCCCGGGCTGCGGCGGACGACCGCGGACTGCCGGGTCGGGGCGATGGCCGTGCGGGTGGAGGTGGAGCACCCCGCGGGCGACCGGACCGGCGTGACGGAAGGGACGTACGCGACGGCGGAGATGCGGCCGGGCCCCTGGAACGACGCCCCCTTCGGCGCGTCCCACTTCGGCCGCAGCCAGTTCGTCACCGGCGTCGCCGCCGAGGGCGAGGAGGCGATGAGCGCGGACATGTCCGTCACCGCCGGCACAGGACCCGGCGGAGCCGGACTCAGACCCACGATGGTCGACCTGTTCGTCGCCGCGCTCCAACTCGGGCAGGTGCTCCTCTACCGCTACGACGGCATCGAGCGGGCCGCCTCCCACACGCTCTGGATGCGCACCACCTCGATCGCCCTCGACGACACGGCCGTCGCCGCCGGCGGGACGGCGCACGACGACGGCCGGCTGCGGGTGGCGCTCGGCCGCCCCGTCAAGCTGACGACCGAGCGCGGCACCTGGCGCGCCGGCCGGCTGAGCAGCACCTCCGCCGGCATGCGGCTCGCCTGCAACGTCGCGCACCTGCTGCCCTGA